The following are encoded in a window of Mycobacteroides chelonae CCUG 47445 genomic DNA:
- a CDS encoding S1 family peptidase: MSRPTIIVNNLVSRVHLYTAAAITAHVYDRGTGKNLDSRNGTVFIMKGRTGLYFVTNRHVLEDDQAPSGIDSIEISGHFQSEEDPGAAPVPWTYTHKRPEVVFHSDAHTDLALIPHPEYSPRFGSPAEPPVCWSASNTWAPMTHEMGWLASEAELQQLQPGDQVFIAGYPGVAYVGGNGRSANKDDKPIIVSGIVASDSRYPATFGDATLHNAVLCQSFSWGGMSGAPVFGFSKSIGITKIVGVNAGHIKGQGPAGGVISHFVRSSALVDLLVELGEPSPQPLTMTTRHQTPPTQIDLSRLEWHLETEEELNQGNC, from the coding sequence ATGAGTAGACCGACGATCATCGTCAACAATCTTGTGTCGCGGGTCCACCTTTATACAGCGGCAGCAATCACTGCGCACGTGTATGACCGCGGAACCGGCAAGAACCTGGACTCCCGGAACGGCACGGTGTTCATCATGAAGGGCAGAACTGGACTGTACTTCGTCACTAACCGTCACGTGCTTGAGGATGACCAGGCACCATCTGGAATCGACAGCATTGAGATTTCCGGGCATTTCCAGTCAGAGGAAGATCCGGGCGCCGCTCCGGTGCCCTGGACGTACACGCATAAGAGACCCGAGGTGGTCTTTCATTCGGACGCCCACACAGACTTGGCGTTGATCCCACACCCCGAGTATTCCCCCCGGTTTGGCAGCCCCGCTGAGCCGCCAGTGTGCTGGTCCGCTAGCAACACCTGGGCGCCGATGACCCACGAAATGGGATGGCTTGCATCGGAAGCCGAGTTGCAGCAGTTGCAGCCTGGCGATCAGGTATTCATTGCCGGTTACCCTGGTGTGGCGTATGTCGGGGGTAATGGCCGGTCCGCGAACAAGGATGATAAGCCGATTATCGTTAGCGGCATCGTCGCAAGTGATTCGCGCTATCCCGCCACGTTTGGTGACGCCACACTCCACAACGCAGTGTTGTGCCAGTCCTTTAGTTGGGGCGGAATGTCGGGCGCACCGGTTTTCGGTTTTTCCAAGAGCATTGGTATCACGAAGATCGTTGGGGTGAATGCGGGCCACATCAAGGGGCAGGGACCGGCTGGTGGGGTCATTTCCCACTTCGTACGCTCGAGTGCACTGGTTGACCTACTAGTGGAGTTGGGCGAGCCAAGCCCGCAACCGTTGACCATGACCACCAGACACCAGACGCCGCCGACTCAAATTGACCTCAGTCGCCTCGAATGGCATTTAGAGACAGAAGAAGAACTCAACCAGGGGAATTGCTGA
- a CDS encoding CDGP domain-containing protein, whose protein sequence is MSTTKRIRIAVAAAVIPAGIGIGLAAPASAGCESGPFAQYCDGPVKADGTWDRCFTSAPQSFSGQYGQVAGFIPSTGRCYPVDPNAFPPTPIGQPQYHIYP, encoded by the coding sequence ATGTCCACGACCAAGCGAATCCGCATAGCGGTCGCCGCCGCTGTCATCCCGGCCGGCATCGGAATCGGGCTAGCCGCACCCGCCAGCGCGGGGTGCGAGTCAGGGCCGTTCGCGCAGTACTGCGACGGGCCGGTCAAAGCCGATGGCACGTGGGATCGCTGCTTCACGTCCGCGCCGCAGTCGTTCTCTGGCCAATACGGTCAGGTCGCCGGGTTCATTCCGTCGACCGGCCGCTGCTACCCTGTCGACCCGAACGCGTTTCCGCCAACGCCGATCGGACAACCGCAGTACCATATTTATCCGTAG